Proteins found in one Chaetodon auriga isolate fChaAug3 chromosome 12, fChaAug3.hap1, whole genome shotgun sequence genomic segment:
- the lyn gene encoding tyrosine-protein kinase Lyn isoform X2, giving the protein MGCMKSTLSEGLSGVVEGKISQQTNSSLLPGQVFQKLEEQKGVGKIMVGLYPYEAVHPDDLGFKKGEKMKILEEHGEWWKAKSLSTNKEGFIPSNYVGQADTMETEEWFFKDITRKDAERQLLAPANKPGYYLIRESETSKGSYSLSIRDMDAQGADSVKHYKIRTMDNGGYYISPKISFPDINSMIKHYHNKADGLCRKLDRPCVKPKAQKPWDKDAWEISKDSIKMVKKLGAGQFGEVWMAYYNNATKVAVKTLKPGTMTVEAFLDEANVMKTLQHDRLVRLYAVVTKTEPIYIITEFMANGSLLDFLKSDAGCRLQLPKLIDFSAQIAEGMAYIEKKNYIHRDLRAANVLVSESLLCKIADFGLARVIEDDEYSAREGAKFPIKWTAPEAINYGSFTIKSDMWSFGVLLYEIITYGKIPYPGMTKGEVMSSVQRGYRMPQPDNCPAELYEIMMSCWKNKPEDRPTFDYMQSVLDDFYTATEAQYQQQP; this is encoded by the exons ATGGGCTGTATGAAGTCCACGCTGAGCGAAGGTCTGAGCGGAGTTGTGGAGGGGAAGATCAGCCAGCAGACT AATAGCTCATTGTTACCTGGTCAGGTGTTTCAAAAGCTGGAAG AGCAAAAAGGGGTCGGTAAAATAATGGTCGGCCTTTATCCATATGAAGCTGTGCATCCCGACGACTTAGGATTCAAGAAGGGGGAAAAGATGAAAATCTTAGAGGA ACATGGGGAGTGGTGGAAGGCAAAATCGTTGTCAACCAACAAAGAAGGATTCATCCCATCCAATTATGTCGGCCAAGCCGACACCATGGAAACAGAAGA GTGGTTTTTCAAGGACATCACGAGAAAGGATGCAGAGAGGCAGCTGCTGGCGCCAGCAAACAAACCAGGATATTATCTTATCCGGGAAAGTGAAACCTCAAAAG GAAGCTACTCACTGTCCATCAGAGACATGGACGCCCAGGGGGCAGATTCGGTCAAGCACTATAAGATCAGAACGATGGATAATGGCGGCTACTACATCTCTCCTAAAATCTCCTTTCCTGACATCAACAGCATGATCAAACACTACCACA ACAAGGCGGATGGCCTGTGCCGTAAACTGGACCGTCCATGTGTGAAACCCAAAGCTCAGAAGCCGTGGGATAAAGATGCCTGGGAGATTTCCAAAGACTCCATTAAGATGGTGAAGAAGCTCGGAGCTGGGCAGTTTGGGGAGGTCTGGATGG CTTACTACAACAACGCAACCAAAGTGGCAGTGAAGACGCTAAAGCCAGGCACCATGACGGTGGAAGCCTTCTTGGATGAAGCCAACGTCATGAAGACGCTGCAGCACGACAGGCTGGTGCGCCTCTACGCTGTCGTCACCAAGACGGAACCCATTTATATCATCACTGAATTTATGGCAAACG GGAGCCTACTAGACTTCTTAAAGAGCGACGCAGGGTGCAGACTGCAACTACCCAAGCTCATTGATTTCTCAGCACAG ATAGCAGAGGGCATGGCGTACATAGAGAAGAAGAATTATATCCACAGAGACCTGAGAGCAGCTAATGTCCTGGTGTCAGAGAGTCTGCTCTGTAAAATAGCTGATTTTGGACTGGCAAGAGTCATAGAGGATGATGAATACTCTGCCAGAGAGG GAGCCAAATTCCCCATAAAGTGGACCGCTCCAGAGGCCATTAACTACGGCTCTTTCACCATCAAGTCAGACATGTGGTCCTTTGGAGTTCTGCTCTATGAAATAATAACCTATGGAAAAATCCCTTATCCAG GTATGACTAAAGGAGAGGTGATGTCCTCTGTGCAGCGCGGCTACCGGATGCCTCAACCCGACAACTGTCCTGCTGAGCTCTACGAGATCATGATGTCCTGCTGGAAGAACAAGCCTGAAGACAGGCCCACCTTTGATTACATGCAGAGTGTCCTGGATGACTTCTACACCGCCACAGAGGCACAATACCAGCAACAACCATAG
- the lyn gene encoding tyrosine-protein kinase Lyn isoform X1: MGCMKSTLSEGLSGVVEGKISQQTVRTEQTHYVRDPTSNTKNHINSSLLPGQVFQKLEEQKGVGKIMVGLYPYEAVHPDDLGFKKGEKMKILEEHGEWWKAKSLSTNKEGFIPSNYVGQADTMETEEWFFKDITRKDAERQLLAPANKPGYYLIRESETSKGSYSLSIRDMDAQGADSVKHYKIRTMDNGGYYISPKISFPDINSMIKHYHNKADGLCRKLDRPCVKPKAQKPWDKDAWEISKDSIKMVKKLGAGQFGEVWMAYYNNATKVAVKTLKPGTMTVEAFLDEANVMKTLQHDRLVRLYAVVTKTEPIYIITEFMANGSLLDFLKSDAGCRLQLPKLIDFSAQIAEGMAYIEKKNYIHRDLRAANVLVSESLLCKIADFGLARVIEDDEYSAREGAKFPIKWTAPEAINYGSFTIKSDMWSFGVLLYEIITYGKIPYPGMTKGEVMSSVQRGYRMPQPDNCPAELYEIMMSCWKNKPEDRPTFDYMQSVLDDFYTATEAQYQQQP; the protein is encoded by the exons ATGGGCTGTATGAAGTCCACGCTGAGCGAAGGTCTGAGCGGAGTTGTGGAGGGGAAGATCAGCCAGCAGACTGTACGTACCGAGCAAACGCACTATGTCAGAGACCCCACCTCCAATACAAAAAACCACATA AATAGCTCATTGTTACCTGGTCAGGTGTTTCAAAAGCTGGAAG AGCAAAAAGGGGTCGGTAAAATAATGGTCGGCCTTTATCCATATGAAGCTGTGCATCCCGACGACTTAGGATTCAAGAAGGGGGAAAAGATGAAAATCTTAGAGGA ACATGGGGAGTGGTGGAAGGCAAAATCGTTGTCAACCAACAAAGAAGGATTCATCCCATCCAATTATGTCGGCCAAGCCGACACCATGGAAACAGAAGA GTGGTTTTTCAAGGACATCACGAGAAAGGATGCAGAGAGGCAGCTGCTGGCGCCAGCAAACAAACCAGGATATTATCTTATCCGGGAAAGTGAAACCTCAAAAG GAAGCTACTCACTGTCCATCAGAGACATGGACGCCCAGGGGGCAGATTCGGTCAAGCACTATAAGATCAGAACGATGGATAATGGCGGCTACTACATCTCTCCTAAAATCTCCTTTCCTGACATCAACAGCATGATCAAACACTACCACA ACAAGGCGGATGGCCTGTGCCGTAAACTGGACCGTCCATGTGTGAAACCCAAAGCTCAGAAGCCGTGGGATAAAGATGCCTGGGAGATTTCCAAAGACTCCATTAAGATGGTGAAGAAGCTCGGAGCTGGGCAGTTTGGGGAGGTCTGGATGG CTTACTACAACAACGCAACCAAAGTGGCAGTGAAGACGCTAAAGCCAGGCACCATGACGGTGGAAGCCTTCTTGGATGAAGCCAACGTCATGAAGACGCTGCAGCACGACAGGCTGGTGCGCCTCTACGCTGTCGTCACCAAGACGGAACCCATTTATATCATCACTGAATTTATGGCAAACG GGAGCCTACTAGACTTCTTAAAGAGCGACGCAGGGTGCAGACTGCAACTACCCAAGCTCATTGATTTCTCAGCACAG ATAGCAGAGGGCATGGCGTACATAGAGAAGAAGAATTATATCCACAGAGACCTGAGAGCAGCTAATGTCCTGGTGTCAGAGAGTCTGCTCTGTAAAATAGCTGATTTTGGACTGGCAAGAGTCATAGAGGATGATGAATACTCTGCCAGAGAGG GAGCCAAATTCCCCATAAAGTGGACCGCTCCAGAGGCCATTAACTACGGCTCTTTCACCATCAAGTCAGACATGTGGTCCTTTGGAGTTCTGCTCTATGAAATAATAACCTATGGAAAAATCCCTTATCCAG GTATGACTAAAGGAGAGGTGATGTCCTCTGTGCAGCGCGGCTACCGGATGCCTCAACCCGACAACTGTCCTGCTGAGCTCTACGAGATCATGATGTCCTGCTGGAAGAACAAGCCTGAAGACAGGCCCACCTTTGATTACATGCAGAGTGTCCTGGATGACTTCTACACCGCCACAGAGGCACAATACCAGCAACAACCATAG